GCGATCGAGATTGCTTGTGACTTTTTTTAGGCATTATCACAAAAGCAAAAAACTTGTATAAAACCAAATATGGCAATACATATTTAAAAGTATTCCCTAAACGCATTAATATCTGAGAACGAAAATTCATTTTTAAGATAGCTCCACCAAGAATCATGCTCTGTACTCTATCCGGATACATTTCTGCCAATTGTCTAATTAGAATGGTTCCTAATGAAATTCCAACAAAATGTGATTTTTTAATTTTCAGATAATCCAAAACTTCAAGAATATCATGAGCTAAAGCCGAAAATGTATATTTTTGTTTAAAAGCTGTTTTCAAAGTTGTCTTAGATTCTCCGTGACCTCTTAAATCCAATAACAAAACATTGTAGTTTTTTTTAAAATCTCTAATTTGTTTGAACCAAATAGACGAACTTCCTCCTGCACCATGCACAAATGTTACCCATTGCTCGCTATTCTCGTTCTTATATATTGTGTAATTAATCACTTATGTCTTTTTTGTTGCACAAATATAGTTCTTTTCCAACGTTCCCAAACATCATATTTTGTGACTTCTTAGACTATCACAATCAAGAACAATCTTGTTATTCCCTTTTTAAATGCTTTTATGCAAATATCTAAAATAATCCAAAGCCTTTATCAACCTACTTCCATACCAAGAAAACATTTCGCCGTCTACCAAAATAGCTTTTGCATTAAGAGAGTCTTTTATAATTTCATAACCATCTTCTGCTTTAAAAGGAAAGGGTTCTGAAGAGAGCAAGACCAAATCCAAACTTGCATCTTTACTCATTTTTTCGAGTTCAATTTCGGGATATCTTTCTTGAGAAGCATAATGATTTTGAAAATGATTTAGCTTTAATAATTCATCAATAAAAGTCCCTGATCCAGCCACCATATAAGGGTTTTTCCAAATAAAATAAGCGACTTTTTTTACAGGAAGATCTTTAATGAAATTTTCAAAATTACTCAAGGCAAAAGCTAATTTATCATTCCATTTTCTAGCTTCAATCCTTCGATTGAAGAGTTGTCCAAAGTCAGCAATCATTTGAAAATTATCTTCTATAGTAAAAATATCAGTAACCCAAACTGGACAAACCTTTCGTAATTCATCTACAATCTCTTGAGTATTCTCTTCTTTATTGCAAATAATAATATCAGGTTCAAGCGCTAGAATTTTATCGTAATTGACTTTCTTGGTTCCTCCGACTATTTTTTTAGTCGATTTAAGATGATAAGGATGCACACAAAACTTGGTGATTCCAACTATATTCTCTTCCAGACCCAAATCACATAGTAATTCAGTTTGAGAAGGCACAAGAGAAACAATTCGCTGGGGCGAAGTTTCAAAAGAATGTGTTGTTCCTAGTTGATCAGTTAATATTTTCAAGTATTGAATATTTGTTTAAAGTCTAATGTTTAAAGTTGTACAAGATTAGACTTTAAACATTAAAATTATGCCTGTAACATAATCAATTCCATTTCCTTTTGCATTTTCAAAGCTTCGATTCTAGCAACTTCGGCATAATCAGTTCCGTTGGAAGCATAAATTATAGCACGAGAAGAGTTGATTAACAATCCTATGTTATCATTCATTCCGTATTTACAAACTTCCGAAAGACTTCCTCCTTGAGCACCAACGCCTGGAACAAGCAAGAAACTATCGGGTACAATTTTACGGATTTCTGTAAAATATTCAGCTTTGGTAGCACCCACGACATACATTAGGTTTTCAGAATTCTTCCAAGTTTTGGATGTTTCCAATACGTGTTTGTACAATTCTTTACCATCAACTTGTAGCGTCTGAAAATCAAAAGCTCCTTCATTTGATGTCAAAGCCAATAATATAGCGTGTTTATTTTCAAAAGCTAAAAATGGTTCAACTGAGTCTTTCCCCATGTATGGAGCAATTGTTACACTATCAAAATTTAAATCTTCGAAAAAAGCTTTGGCATACATGGAAGATGTATTTCCAATATCACCTCTTTTAGCATCAGCAATAGTGAAAATTTCAGGATGCTTCTCGTTGATATAATTGATAGTCTTTTGTAATGAAGTCCATCCTTTTAACCCATAGGCTTCAAAAAATGCAATATTAGGTTTATAGGCCACAGCAAGATCATGAGTAGCATCAATAATAGCTTTATTGAATTCGAAAATTGGATCTTCTAATTCTAATAAATGTTGTGGAATTTTATTCAAATCTACATCTAATCCTACGCATAGAAAAGATTTTTTAATTTTGATTTGATCGCAAAGTTGTTGTGTTGTCATGTGAAATTTTGTTGTGGTGGCAAATTTACAAACTTGAATCTAAAAAACTTGAAATTTTACAACATTCCTAAGCAATTGTGTAAGAGGTTTTGTGATGACCAGTCCTAAATTTGTAAACAACATCAATAAGATGATTCAAAAAAATGAATATTAATAAAAAAACACATCGTTATTAATACTACAGAAATCAAAGGAAATTGGAACGAAATTGGAACGAAATTAAAGGAAAACTGAAGCAAAAATATGCAGACCTTACAGATGACGATTTATTGTATGAAGAAGGAAAAGAGGATGAATTGTATGGTAAAATTCAAAAAAGAATTGGTAAATCAAAAGACGAAATTACCAAATGGATTGCTGAATTATAATTCGAAAAAACAAAAACTGCCTGTGATGATTTATAATTTATCAATCACGAAATTATAAATCATCACAGGCAGTTCCTTTAAAATATAATAAAACGTAACAATTTTAAAATAAATTTCACGTTCATTAATAAAGCAATTACATATCAAAAAACGATATTTCAGACTATTTTTTAGTACTTTAGTAAAAAATAATTTCGATTATGAGAATATTCATAAAATTTGATTTCAATACTGTTTGTAAAAAAATCCTAGAAGAAAAACTGGATGAATGTCAAATAAAACATAGAATTTTAGGTTTTGGAGAAGTTGAATTTCTAGAAAAAGTATCAATTGAAAAACTAGATTCATTCAGCAATTCACTTTATCCATATGGAATTGAAATAGTTGAAAATCAAAAAACAATTTTAATTCAAAAAATTAAAGATGCTATAGTTGATTTGGTTTTTAATGAGGACAGTAGTATCAATGTAAAAAGTTCCGTTTATTTATCAGAAAAGCTAAACCATTCTTATGGTTATTTATCCAATCTTTTTTCTGAAGTAACTTATACTTCTATTGAAAATTTTATCATTATTCAAAAAATTGAACATACAAAACAATTAATTATTAACGGTCAGCTATCATTAACAGAAATAGCTTTTAAACTAAATTATTCCAGTGTTGCTCATTTAAGTTCACAATTTAAAAACACAACTGGTATAACGCCTTCTGCCTTTCAAAGAATTATAACTAAACGAAGGGAAATTGCCACCAAAAATAAAAACTAACACATGCACGATTCTATACTTATCACACTAGCAGACGACGATGAAGACGATAGATTGTTTTTCACAGATGCTTTTGAAGAATTAAAAATCAATACAATTGTCAACACGGTAAATAACGGAAGAGAATTATTAAACTTTTTAAATCATCCTGAAACCATTTTACCAAACATTGTTTTTTTAGATTTAAATATGCCTATTCTAAACGGAATTGAATGCTTGAAAGAAATAAAATTAAATGACAAGTTTAATGACATTGTTATAGCAATATATTCTACCTCATCATCAGATCAAGATGTGGAAGATACATTTGTTTTGGGTGCCAATATTTACATTAAAAAACCAAGTCATTTTGATGATTTAAAAAAAATATTAACAAATATTGTCACTGTCAATTGGCAATATCACACTAGTGGTTTAAACAAAGATAATTTTTTACTTCGATTATAATCCAATTATAATTTCATGAAATGAACATGACCTAAAATTGGTCGTAAATATGAATGTAGATATGCAAATTACATATGACCAATAAAAAATAATTATTATCTACATATGAAATACATCAGAAATAAGTCTTCCATTTATCACAAAATTATATTTACAATAAGTCTTTTTATACTATTTTTTATTAGCGTACTTACTGTAAAACACATCAAAAATATTTCAAATTCTACAAAACTACTCATGCATACGTATGAAGTAAATCTGGAATTGGAACATTTATACTCCAATATAAAGGATTCTGAAAACGACATGAGAGGTTATATAATCTCAAAAGACAATATTTATTTAATCCTTTATAAAATCGATATAAAAAATATAAACAAGTCTTTTTCAATAGTTAAAAAACTAACTAAAAACAATGTTAATCAACAAGAAAATTTAGAATCATTATATAAAATAGTCAACAAAAGATCAGAACACATAGCCAAATATTCGAATCTAGACAAAAATATTGATTTCTTAAAAAACTATGATTTCAAAAAGAATTTCAAAGAAAGTAGTAATCTTTTAATTGACATTAGAATCAAATTAAATGACATGGTTCACAATGAACAGTCAAATTTAACTCTACAAAATTCTTTATATGACAAGCAAATATATTTTACTCCAATCATCACATTAGGAATACTTTTTACAACCCTTTTACTTCTAATTTTTACATATTATAAAACTACAAAAGACATAGATAAAGTTCAGGCTGCAAATGTTAAATTGAATAAGTCTCAATTTTTAAGTTATCAAGCAGAAATCATTTCGGAGTTTGGTACCTGGGAATGGAATTTTAACTCTAGTGAAATAATCTATTCCGATAATTTATATCGAATATTGGGAGTTGAACCTAAATCTTTTGAAGCAAACCAAGATAATTTCATGAAGTTTGTACATCCAGAAGATGTAGAAATAGTAAATACGATTTTCGAAAATATTATTGTAGACGAAAATTTACAACATACTCACTTTAGAATTATTAGACCCGACAACACCATTCGTATGCTTCGTTCTGTTGGAAAATTGTTTACTGACAATCTGGGAAATAAAACAATTCTAGGAGTAACAAATGATATTACAGATGAGCATGCTAAAAATGAACTATTAAAAAGCAATTATGATGATTTACTTAAGGTTAATAACCAACTAAAAATATTTGATGAATCAAGCAAACAATCAGAAATTCTTGGAAAATATGGTAGTTGGATCCTAAACTTCAACACCTTGAAAATCAATTATTCAGACAATAGATACAGATTATTAGGTTATGAACCTCAAGAATTTGAACCATCTATAGATAATTTATTTAGCTATGTTCATCCAGAAGATAAGAAAACAGTTGACAAAGCATTTAAAAAGGCTATGATTTCAATGGAGCTCCCTTCTATAAACTACAGAGTAATTACTAAAGATGGGAGAATTAGAAATTTTAGAACTATTGCAAAATCATATATTGATTTAAGTGGCACACAAAATATGATTGGAACCACTCGAGATGTTACCGAAGATTATAATAAAAGCTTACAATTAAAACAGCGAAATATAGAATTACAAAAACATGTAAAAGAATTAAATGATTTCAACCAAGTAGCCAGTCACGATTTACAAGAACCTTTACGGAAAATTCAAACTTTTATTTCTCGAATTAATGAGAAAGAAAAAGAAAACATCACTGATATTGGTAAAGAATATTTATCAAGAATGGAAATAGCTTCCGAAAGAATGCGCGTATTAATCAATGATTTACTACAATATTCTAAAGCAAACAGATCTGAAAACAATCTTGTAAAAACAAATTTAAATGAAACATTAAGAGATAGTTTAGCCGAATTATCTCAAAATATAGAAGATAAAAAAGCTGTAATTAATTATACTGAGCTACCTACAATTAATGCTATTCCTTTTCAAATGCAACAGCTTTTCTCTAACTTATTGAGTAATTCATTAAAATATTCAAAAACAAATACAGTCCCAATAATTAGTATTGATTACTCTGAAATTACAGCAAAAACAGAAGTTGTTTTAAACGATAAAAGCACTAAAAAATATTATAAAATAAATTTCACAGACAATGGGATAGGTTTTGAGCAAGAATTTTCTAAAAAAATATTCCTACTGTTCAACCGTCTTCATGGCAAGACTGAATACCATGGAACTGGTGTAGGACTGGCCATTTGCGAAAAAATAGTAGAAAACCATAAAGGTTTAATTTTTGCAAATAGTAAACCAAATGAAGGAGCAATATTTACTATTTATTTTCCTGTTCCTATTTCATAGGAATAGGAAAATAAATTTTATGTGGAAATGATATAAGACTGAATATAAATTATATAATACTTTTTTACTTATTCATGTAGAACTTTGTAACAAAACAAAGGCGATGAAAAAGCTAATAATCCCACAATACATTTTCTACAATTTACTCTTACTTATCACAATCATTTGTATACTATCTTGTACCTATCAAGAAAAACAATACACCGATTCTATTTATAAAATGGAATCACCAAAAGAAGATCCTATAATTGATTTTAACACCATAGATCGTTTGAATGAATCAAATCAAAAAATCATTGAGCTTTCGAGCATATCATTAAGATCAACTAAGAATTTAAAAGCACTACATCTACTTTTAAAAATAAAAATAGACAATCAAAAGATTAATTCTGATTTTAAAAAATTAACAAGCGATAATTTAATAATCATTCCTAAACTTAGTTATCAAATTGATATACATGATGACTCTATAAATAATAAAAGCTCTGGCTTATACATTATAAAAAAATTAGAAACTGAAATTAAAAATCAAATTATCGCATTTGATTGTATCGAAAAAAACACTCAAAATATTGATTTTAAAATATTTTCGATACAATCAAAGAGAAAATTGTACGCCAACAATGATGCATTAAAAACACTTTTAAGTAATTAAAATGAAATATTACAAACAATATATTATTTCATTATTTAAGGTCGTGAAAAATGCTTTCAACGGTTTCTCTGAACATAAAGTCATGAAGATGAGCGCTGCTTTGTCCTATACTACAATGTTTTCAATGGGACCATTACTCTTGGTTATTTTATTTTTATCAGATTTTTTTTGGGGAAGAGAAGCAACAGAAGGAACAATTTATAATCAAATTAAAAACTTTGTAGGTCCATCAAGTGCTGCACAGATTCAAACAATAATTGAAAATTTAGCCATATCTGACAAAGGTAATATGGCTGGATTAATAGGCGTCATAACATTATTGATAGGTGCAACATCCGTTTTTGCAGAAATTCAAGATTCAATTAACACAATATGGGGTATTAAACCTAAAAAGCAATCAGGATTTTGGCTATACATCAAAGCACGCTTACTATCATTTGGCGTAATAGGTAGCTTCGGATTTATATTATTGGTTTCATTAGGAATTTCGACGATAATGGACACATTGAGTAATCGTTTTTTTTCTCAATTTTCAAACTCCTTGTTTTATATTATTTACATCATCAATAACGCAATGACATTTACTGTTATTTCATTATTATTTGGAGCCATTTTTACTATCCTACCAGATGCTGAAATAAAATGGAGGCAAGTTCAATTAGCTTCTTTCACAACTGCTATATTATTTATGGCAGGTAAATTTTTAATTTCATTTTATATTTCGAACTCTAATATTCAAAATGTTTACGGAACAGCAGGTTCATTTGTGGTATTAATGATTTGGGTTTACTATTCCTCTGTTATACTTTATTTTGGTGCTGAGTTTGCGAAGAGTTATGCACTACAATTTTCCAGCGATATTATTCCATCAAAATTTGCAGATTTAGTTCATTTTGTAGAAATCGTTTCGGATGAGCCAACACTTCAAAAAGCAGAAAAAGAGTTCAAGGTGATTAAAGAGCAGAATCTCTAATAAAAATCGAATTTGTGATGAATAGTATTAAACTTCCTTAATTAAGGAAGTTTTTTTTTATTTCATTTCTTACAATTTTTTATAATGGTAATTATATAAAACATCAAAAATATAATGTAACATAAAACAAGGTCTTCGGTTGCAACTTTGTAATATAGAACTTAACAAAAAATAAAAAGTATGAAAAACCAAATCAAATATTTAGCCGCTATTGCTTTTACTGGGTTATCATTAGCCAATATTCAGGCACAAACAAATTCTTCAAATGAACCACAATTTGGGATAAAAGGAGGAGTTAATTTTTCTAATATATATTCTACAGAAGTTGATGACAATAATGTCCTTACTAGTTTTAATGCTGGTGTTTATGCTTCATTCCCTGTTGGTGATATCCTTTCAATACAGCCCGAAGTTTTATATAGTAGAAAAGGTGGTGAATTGACTTATGACAATGCAATCACATCAGGAAAAACACAATTTAAATTGAATTATATAGAAGTTCCTATCCTACTAAAAGTAAATATAACTGACAATTTGAATGTTCAAGCGGGTCCTTATTTTGCTTATTTAATTGATTCAAAAGTAAGTAATGATGCCAATGGAGATGCATTAGATTTTGAAGACTCCTATAGTAATGATGATTTCAACAAATTCGACGTTGGAATCTCAGGTGCTATTGGATTCGATTTTAATTCAATAGGAATTGGAGCTCGTTATAATTATGGATTTACAACTATAGGAAAAGAAAGAAACATTGCTGGCACAACATACACTATACCTGATGGAAAAAACAGTAGTTTAAGTCTGTATCTATCTTATAAATTAAATTAATCACTAATCTTTAAAAATAGAAATCATGTCAAATTTATTATACTTAATAGCAGTTGTATTGGTAATATCCTGGGCATTAGGCTTTTTTGTTTACAGTGCAGGATCTATAATACAATATTTTATTAGTAATTGCAATAATCGCAATCTTACTAAGAATAATAGACGGAAGAGGAATTTCAAAATAATATATAAAAAACAAAACTATGAGAGCTGACAAAACAATAATTGGAATTTTAGGAGGAGTTGCAGTAGGTGCATTATTAGGAGTATTATTTGCACCTGATAAAGGCCAAAATACAAGAAAAAAAATCGCAAAAAAAGGCAACGCTGTAACAGATGATTTAAAAGAGAAACTAGACAGTATAACTAATTCTTTCTCTGAAAAATACAATTCTATAGTAAGCAAAAGCGAAGAATTTATCCAAAACGAAAAGGACAAAGCTAAAGTTTAGTACTTAGAGTCTTTTCTGGTACAGAAAAAAGCATGCAAAATAATTTAACTATTAAAATATACAAAAATGAAAAATTTAAAAATAACATTCGCCTTAGTTGCAACCGTAATAGCTTTTGCATCTTGTAAAGATGAAAAACAGGAAAAAGCACAAAAGTCATTGGAAGCTTACAGTAACTATATAGATTCTGTAAGCAATATTCAACAAGAAAAAGCCATAGAAAACTGGGCTTTAATTGAAAGTGATTACTCTAGATTAAAATCGGAGGCAGAAATTTCATTATCAACGGCAACTGATAAAACAAAACTACAGGACAGCTTAAACACTGCATCTATCAAATACGAAGAATTTAAAACTAACATTTTATCTGAAAAAGAAAAATTGGATGCAACTGATTCAAAAACGGTTATTTATAAAACCTTATTTGGACCAAGTTATGTTAGTGATGATATGAAGTTTAATTGGGTAAATAAAGACAACATTTTAAGTGTCTATGATAACTTCGTAACAACAGTTCAAAAAAACAAAGATTCTTATTCTCGTGAAGATTGGGATGAAATCAAATTGGTTTATGAAGCCTTAGATTCAAGAAAAAACACTGTTGAAAAAGAAGGTTTAACGAGTCATGACAATAATAAAATTGCATTACTAAAACTTAAATTTGCACCAATGTACACCGTTAATAGAATGGGAGCAAAATCAGAAGAAAATGCTGAGGCAAAAAAATAATTCAGAGTTTCCCTCATGAATACCAAGTAATTTTATTACTTACAACCTGAGTACTATTAAAAAAAAAAAAATGAGGTCTTCGCAGACCTCATTTTTTAGTATATAAAAAACAATATTATAATTTTCCTTCGTAAACAGTTCCAACATGAATAACTTCTGTTCTTCTGTTTTGAGCTCTACCGGCAGCTGTTTTATTACTAGCAACTGGTTTTGTAGATCCAAATCCTTTATACGCTAAATTTTCAGGATTAACACCTTTAGCAATTAAGGCATCCATTACTACTTTAGCTCTCGCTTCAGAAAGTTTTTGATTTGCTTTTGGATTTCCTACGTTATCAGTATGACCTTCGATAGAAAATTTAGCATTTGGGTAATTTTTGATAATTTCTTTAATAGCGTCCAATCTTCCATCAGTTTGACCTTTATCAGCACTTTGTAAAACTGCTTTTCCTGTTACAAAGAAAACAGCTCTCGCCTGAACTTTAAGTTCTTTTAATGCTTCAGCAGTTACTTCAGGACAACCTTTATTACTTGCCGGACCAGGAACAGTAGGACAAGCATCTTCTTTATCCGTTACACCGTCTTTATCTGCATCAAGTTCAGGACAACCAGCATTGGCAACCAATCCTTTTTCATTAGGACATTTATCATCTTTATCAAGTACTGAATCTCCATCAGTATCTGGCCATGGACAACCTTTGTTTTCAACAGGGCCAGCAATAGTAGCACAAGCATCAACATTATCTAGAACAGTATCTTTATCAGCATCTCCCCAAGGGCATCCTTTATTTTCAACTGGTCCTGCAACAGTAGGACAAGCGTCATCTTTATCTACAACAGAATCAGAATCAGTGTCTGGCCAAGGGCAACCCTTGTTTTCAACAGGACCTTCAACAGTAGGACACTTATCATCTCTATCCAAAACCTCATCTCTATCTGTATCTTTAAATTTCTTTTCATATACTGGAACTTTGAAACCAAAATATACATCTGCACCTCTTGATTCTTTAGAAAATGCATTTGTAAGCAATGAACTCGAACCAACAAATAGTGGCCCAAAACGCAATCCTGTTCCTACTTGCATTCCACTATATTCCATATAATTTATTGGTAACGAAAAAGTAAACCATCTTGTTTCATAACGAGGAGTCAACATCCATGTATTTTGTGAATGTGTTTTATTTAAAGATTGTTTATCTACTAAACTTAGATTTCCAGTCATATTTAAATAAAACTTCTTGTACATATTCCAATCAGCATCTACATGTAACATGGTAGGCAAATTGGTTTTAGAATCTTTATAAGTAGTAACTGGAGCACCATAATGTTCTTCTAAAAAATCTCCTAAATTATCAAAATCAGAATCCTTAATATCCTGTGCCGAAACTGCACCATTAACATTATATACATCATATCTCATGTTCTTGTAATTGATATAACCAATATCTGTAACAGACACACCAAAACGCAATTTGTATTTATTCAAATCTCTAAAATTATTATCACTCGCTTTAGCTCTGCTCAAATCATAAGATTCATAATCTGGTCTCCACTCATATACCAAACCTAAGTCTGCTCCAATTCCTTTGGAATCAGGATTGAATTTCACATCCTCATTCCCTACAATAAAATCTGGTGTACTTCCTATAGTTATTGTCCCTGTTGTTACTAAAGGACTTGTTACAGGATCACCACTTTGAAAAAAACCAGCCGAAACATTATCTCCATCAACAAAAGAATTAACACCACCTATTAAATATTTAGCTGTTAAACCTCCTTTAAGGAAATGTTGTTTACTTTGCCACAAAACGGCAGCATACGAAGCTCCTATTTCACCCCATGAATGTCCAACGGCTTGTGGATTTCCTAAATCAATTGGAGCAAAACTATCCGCACCATCAAAACCGTCTGAAAATCGGTTAATTAATTCTCCATT
The Flavobacterium sp. 5 DNA segment above includes these coding regions:
- the pyrF gene encoding orotidine-5'-phosphate decarboxylase is translated as MTTQQLCDQIKIKKSFLCVGLDVDLNKIPQHLLELEDPIFEFNKAIIDATHDLAVAYKPNIAFFEAYGLKGWTSLQKTINYINEKHPEIFTIADAKRGDIGNTSSMYAKAFFEDLNFDSVTIAPYMGKDSVEPFLAFENKHAILLALTSNEGAFDFQTLQVDGKELYKHVLETSKTWKNSENLMYVVGATKAEYFTEIRKIVPDSFLLVPGVGAQGGSLSEVCKYGMNDNIGLLINSSRAIIYASNGTDYAEVARIEALKMQKEMELIMLQA
- a CDS encoding AraC family transcriptional regulator; the encoded protein is MRIFIKFDFNTVCKKILEEKLDECQIKHRILGFGEVEFLEKVSIEKLDSFSNSLYPYGIEIVENQKTILIQKIKDAIVDLVFNEDSSINVKSSVYLSEKLNHSYGYLSNLFSEVTYTSIENFIIIQKIEHTKQLIINGQLSLTEIAFKLNYSSVAHLSSQFKNTTGITPSAFQRIITKRREIATKNKN
- a CDS encoding porin family protein, with product MKNQIKYLAAIAFTGLSLANIQAQTNSSNEPQFGIKGGVNFSNIYSTEVDDNNVLTSFNAGVYASFPVGDILSIQPEVLYSRKGGELTYDNAITSGKTQFKLNYIEVPILLKVNITDNLNVQAGPYFAYLIDSKVSNDANGDALDFEDSYSNDDFNKFDVGISGAIGFDFNSIGIGARYNYGFTTIGKERNIAGTTYTIPDGKNSSLSLYLSYKLN
- a CDS encoding PAS domain-containing protein, which encodes MKYIRNKSSIYHKIIFTISLFILFFISVLTVKHIKNISNSTKLLMHTYEVNLELEHLYSNIKDSENDMRGYIISKDNIYLILYKIDIKNINKSFSIVKKLTKNNVNQQENLESLYKIVNKRSEHIAKYSNLDKNIDFLKNYDFKKNFKESSNLLIDIRIKLNDMVHNEQSNLTLQNSLYDKQIYFTPIITLGILFTTLLLLIFTYYKTTKDIDKVQAANVKLNKSQFLSYQAEIISEFGTWEWNFNSSEIIYSDNLYRILGVEPKSFEANQDNFMKFVHPEDVEIVNTIFENIIVDENLQHTHFRIIRPDNTIRMLRSVGKLFTDNLGNKTILGVTNDITDEHAKNELLKSNYDDLLKVNNQLKIFDESSKQSEILGKYGSWILNFNTLKINYSDNRYRLLGYEPQEFEPSIDNLFSYVHPEDKKTVDKAFKKAMISMELPSINYRVITKDGRIRNFRTIAKSYIDLSGTQNMIGTTRDVTEDYNKSLQLKQRNIELQKHVKELNDFNQVASHDLQEPLRKIQTFISRINEKEKENITDIGKEYLSRMEIASERMRVLINDLLQYSKANRSENNLVKTNLNETLRDSLAELSQNIEDKKAVINYTELPTINAIPFQMQQLFSNLLSNSLKYSKTNTVPIISIDYSEITAKTEVVLNDKSTKKYYKINFTDNGIGFEQEFSKKIFLLFNRLHGKTEYHGTGVGLAICEKIVENHKGLIFANSKPNEGAIFTIYFPVPIS
- a CDS encoding lmo0937 family membrane protein is translated as MSNLLYLIAVVLVISWALGFFVYSAGSIIQYFISNCNNRNLTKNNRRKRNFKIIYKKQNYES
- a CDS encoding alpha/beta fold hydrolase; translation: MINYTIYKNENSEQWVTFVHGAGGSSSIWFKQIRDFKKNYNVLLLDLRGHGESKTTLKTAFKQKYTFSALAHDILEVLDYLKIKKSHFVGISLGTILIRQLAEMYPDRVQSMILGGAILKMNFRSQILMRLGNTFKYVLPYLVLYKFFAFVIMPKKSHKQSRSLFITEAKKLYQKEFIKWFKLTAEINPVLKWFRQVELNIPTLYVMGEEDYMFLPAVRKVVESHYKSSQLFVIENCGHVVNVEQPNAFNTAVLSFIHTAQ
- a CDS encoding ABC transporter substrate-binding protein; this encodes MKILTDQLGTTHSFETSPQRIVSLVPSQTELLCDLGLEENIVGITKFCVHPYHLKSTKKIVGGTKKVNYDKILALEPDIIICNKEENTQEIVDELRKVCPVWVTDIFTIEDNFQMIADFGQLFNRRIEARKWNDKLAFALSNFENFIKDLPVKKVAYFIWKNPYMVAGSGTFIDELLKLNHFQNHYASQERYPEIELEKMSKDASLDLVLLSSEPFPFKAEDGYEIIKDSLNAKAILVDGEMFSWYGSRLIKALDYFRYLHKSI
- a CDS encoding YtxH domain-containing protein — encoded protein: MRADKTIIGILGGVAVGALLGVLFAPDKGQNTRKKIAKKGNAVTDDLKEKLDSITNSFSEKYNSIVSKSEEFIQNEKDKAKV
- a CDS encoding CsbD family protein, producing the protein MERNWNEIKGKLKQKYADLTDDDLLYEEGKEDELYGKIQKRIGKSKDEITKWIAEL
- a CDS encoding DUF6565 domain-containing protein; protein product: MKNLKITFALVATVIAFASCKDEKQEKAQKSLEAYSNYIDSVSNIQQEKAIENWALIESDYSRLKSEAEISLSTATDKTKLQDSLNTASIKYEEFKTNILSEKEKLDATDSKTVIYKTLFGPSYVSDDMKFNWVNKDNILSVYDNFVTTVQKNKDSYSREDWDEIKLVYEALDSRKNTVEKEGLTSHDNNKIALLKLKFAPMYTVNRMGAKSEENAEAKK
- a CDS encoding YihY/virulence factor BrkB family protein; protein product: MKYYKQYIISLFKVVKNAFNGFSEHKVMKMSAALSYTTMFSMGPLLLVILFLSDFFWGREATEGTIYNQIKNFVGPSSAAQIQTIIENLAISDKGNMAGLIGVITLLIGATSVFAEIQDSINTIWGIKPKKQSGFWLYIKARLLSFGVIGSFGFILLVSLGISTIMDTLSNRFFSQFSNSLFYIIYIINNAMTFTVISLLFGAIFTILPDAEIKWRQVQLASFTTAILFMAGKFLISFYISNSNIQNVYGTAGSFVVLMIWVYYSSVILYFGAEFAKSYALQFSSDIIPSKFADLVHFVEIVSDEPTLQKAEKEFKVIKEQNL
- a CDS encoding response regulator, with translation MHDSILITLADDDEDDRLFFTDAFEELKINTIVNTVNNGRELLNFLNHPETILPNIVFLDLNMPILNGIECLKEIKLNDKFNDIVIAIYSTSSSDQDVEDTFVLGANIYIKKPSHFDDLKKILTNIVTVNWQYHTSGLNKDNFLLRL